A stretch of the Actinomyces qiguomingii genome encodes the following:
- a CDS encoding Re/Si-specific NAD(P)(+) transhydrogenase subunit alpha: MRLGIPCQPPDRSMTAATPQTVEQLTRLGYDVVVQRGAGAPAHFPDTAYEDAGARLADRDETWGCNVVVTAYAPDDAELDLMHPGATLIGRLDPARRPELVQALQEHSLTALAIDTVPRISRAQSMDVLSSQANLAGYRAVIEAATHFGRLLNGQVTAAGKFPPASVYVIGAGVAGLAAIGTAYSLGAVVKGTDVRPEVADQVKSVGAEFVPVPTAQEVSADGYAKEMSTDQAALANALYAEQSAAADIVITTANIPGRKAPLLLDRAAVDAMQPGSVIVDMAAANGGNTELTVPGEVVTTEGGVIIVGYTDLAERLPAQASQLYGRNILNLLTLVTPAKDGNLTLDLDDQVVRAITVCQAGELLWPPPPVAVSAAPKAAPAAPAPERSAAEVQAQAESEAAARARSRRHLKIGVALAVAALAALVLVTPAAATNHYIVLALAIILGFHVISNVTPALHTPLMSVTNAISGIILLGAISQVGNDNPAVSAVAFIAIMLASINVFGGFAVTNRMLAMFRKE, translated from the coding sequence ATGCGTCTGGGAATCCCCTGTCAGCCTCCGGACCGTTCCATGACCGCGGCCACCCCGCAGACGGTCGAGCAACTGACCCGCCTGGGCTACGACGTCGTCGTCCAGCGCGGAGCCGGAGCGCCGGCTCATTTTCCCGACACCGCCTACGAGGATGCCGGTGCCCGGCTCGCCGATCGTGACGAGACCTGGGGCTGTAACGTCGTCGTCACCGCCTATGCTCCCGACGACGCCGAACTCGACCTCATGCACCCCGGCGCCACTCTCATCGGCCGGCTCGATCCCGCCCGTCGTCCGGAACTCGTTCAGGCCCTACAAGAACACTCCCTGACGGCTCTCGCGATCGACACGGTGCCGCGCATCTCGCGAGCGCAGTCCATGGACGTGCTCTCCTCCCAGGCGAACCTGGCCGGCTACCGGGCCGTGATTGAGGCCGCCACACATTTCGGGCGACTGCTCAACGGCCAGGTGACCGCGGCCGGCAAGTTTCCGCCCGCCTCCGTGTACGTAATCGGCGCGGGTGTGGCCGGCCTGGCCGCAATCGGCACCGCCTACTCGCTGGGAGCCGTTGTCAAGGGAACCGATGTTCGTCCGGAGGTGGCCGACCAGGTCAAGTCGGTGGGCGCCGAGTTCGTGCCCGTTCCCACCGCCCAGGAGGTCTCCGCCGACGGCTACGCCAAAGAGATGAGCACCGACCAGGCAGCTCTGGCCAACGCGCTGTACGCCGAGCAGTCCGCCGCCGCGGACATCGTGATCACGACGGCGAACATCCCCGGCAGGAAGGCCCCGCTACTGCTGGACCGGGCCGCCGTAGACGCCATGCAGCCCGGCTCGGTGATCGTGGACATGGCCGCAGCCAACGGTGGCAACACCGAACTGACCGTGCCCGGAGAAGTAGTCACGACCGAGGGTGGAGTGATCATCGTCGGTTACACCGACCTGGCCGAGCGCCTGCCGGCCCAGGCCTCCCAACTGTACGGCCGCAATATTCTCAACCTGCTCACGCTGGTCACGCCCGCCAAGGACGGTAATCTAACCCTGGACCTGGACGACCAGGTGGTGCGGGCGATCACCGTGTGCCAGGCCGGCGAACTGCTGTGGCCTCCGCCGCCAGTGGCGGTCTCGGCTGCCCCCAAGGCGGCGCCCGCAGCCCCGGCCCCGGAGCGGTCCGCAGCCGAGGTGCAGGCCCAGGCCGAGTCCGAGGCCGCCGCCCGGGCGCGCTCGCGCCGCCACCTGAAAATCGGCGTCGCGCTGGCCGTCGCGGCCCTCGCCGCACTGGTGCTGGTCACCCCCGCCGCCGCCACCAATCACTACATTGTGCTGGCACTGGCGATCATCCTCGGCTTCCACGTCATCTCAAACGTGACCCCGGCACTGCACACGCCGCTGATGTCGGTGACGAACGCCATTTCCGGCATCATCCTGCTGGGCGCCATCTCCCAGGTCGGCAACGACAACCCGGCGGTCAGCGCGGTCGCCTTCATCGCGATCATGCTCGCATCCATCAACGTCTTCGGCGGTTTCGCGGTCACCAACCGCATGCTCGCCATGTTCCGGAAGGAGTGA
- a CDS encoding ABC transporter ATP-binding protein, producing the protein MNATNIVPPESDVSALVMDGVSFSYGKQQVLHDVSLTVPAGRSVAIVGPSGSGKSTLLSIVLGLLKPDAGRIRITGKPVDAGLSGATSRLRRETIGMVFQSGYLLNELSPVENVMLSALAAGVDAGEARKRAEHALSELGLAELERPVGTYSGGEQQRVAIGRALVNSPQLLVADEPTASLDPDNRQAVVDLLLGQASTRGCGILLVTHDMSVAERADAVLRLADGRLEPQL; encoded by the coding sequence ATGAATGCTACGAACATCGTGCCTCCCGAATCGGATGTGTCGGCCCTCGTTATGGACGGGGTCAGCTTCTCCTACGGCAAACAGCAGGTGCTCCACGATGTGTCGCTGACCGTCCCTGCGGGGCGGTCAGTGGCCATAGTGGGCCCCTCCGGCAGCGGCAAGTCCACGCTGCTGTCGATCGTCTTGGGACTGCTGAAGCCGGACGCGGGCAGGATTCGCATTACCGGTAAGCCGGTGGACGCGGGGCTGTCCGGGGCGACCTCGCGCCTGCGCCGCGAGACTATCGGCATGGTATTCCAGTCCGGCTACCTGCTCAACGAACTCAGCCCGGTGGAGAACGTGATGCTGTCCGCGTTGGCCGCCGGTGTGGACGCGGGCGAGGCCCGCAAACGGGCTGAACACGCACTGAGCGAGTTGGGGCTGGCCGAACTGGAACGGCCCGTGGGCACCTACTCCGGCGGGGAGCAGCAACGTGTGGCCATCGGGCGCGCACTGGTGAATTCTCCCCAACTGCTCGTTGCGGATGAGCCCACCGCCTCCCTCGACCCCGACAACCGGCAGGCGGTGGTGGACCTGCTGCTGGGGCAGGCGAGCACACGCGGCTGTGGCATTCTCCTGGTCACCCACGACATGAGCGTGGCCGAGCGTGCCGACGCGGTGCTGCGCCTGGCCGACGGACGCCTGGAGCCACAGTTGTGA
- a CDS encoding winged helix-turn-helix transcriptional regulator — MSAAGEGDHAYNPYTRSCPSRRLLRELGELWSVLVFGALYDGPLRFTEIARRVDGISTKMLTQTLRTLERDGLVSREYYTESPPRVTYALTELGRDLADVMDALEKWAVGHMDEVLAAREAYDAEHAG, encoded by the coding sequence ATGAGCGCGGCAGGCGAGGGCGATCACGCCTATAACCCCTACACTCGATCCTGCCCCTCGCGACGGCTGCTGCGTGAGCTCGGCGAGCTGTGGAGCGTACTGGTCTTCGGCGCCCTGTACGACGGCCCGCTGCGCTTCACCGAGATTGCACGGCGGGTGGACGGCATCTCCACCAAAATGCTCACCCAGACGCTGCGTACGCTCGAGCGCGACGGTCTGGTCAGCAGGGAGTACTACACCGAGTCGCCTCCGCGCGTCACCTACGCGCTGACCGAGCTGGGGCGAGACCTCGCCGATGTCATGGATGCCCTGGAGAAATGGGCCGTCGGGCACATGGATGAGGTGCTCGCCGCCCGCGAGGCGTACGACGCCGAGCATGCGGGTTAG
- the truA gene encoding tRNA pseudouridine(38-40) synthase TruA produces the protein MSNAPDSTRPESVRVRLDLAYDGTGFHGWAAQPGQRTVEGVLTDALATVLRSPVRLTVAGRTDAGVHACGQVAHLDVPTAAWRALPGRSTRTPEQALLDRLAGVLAREAQHGPVPAPRGTGDLVVHGARLVPAAFDARFSALTRRYRYRIADGGPTGAPRDPARRGQVLWLNETLDVDAMQAAAQPLLGEHDFLSYCRPRAGATTIRTLKELSWLRLPADAPGADGGLVTLTVVADAFCHSMVRSLVGAALTVGTGRRDVDWPARLLAACSREQAAPVAPAHGLTLEAVSYPADADLAAQAERARTLRRVPGCCE, from the coding sequence ATGAGCAATGCCCCCGACTCGACGCGCCCCGAGTCGGTGCGCGTGCGCCTGGACCTGGCCTACGACGGCACCGGTTTTCACGGCTGGGCGGCCCAGCCCGGACAGCGCACCGTGGAGGGTGTGCTGACCGATGCCCTGGCCACCGTGCTGCGGTCTCCGGTGCGGCTGACCGTGGCCGGGCGCACCGACGCCGGCGTACACGCGTGCGGGCAGGTAGCCCACCTGGACGTACCCACCGCGGCCTGGCGGGCGCTACCCGGGCGCTCGACGCGTACCCCCGAGCAGGCCCTGCTGGATCGACTCGCCGGCGTGCTCGCCCGCGAGGCTCAGCACGGGCCCGTCCCGGCCCCCCGCGGCACCGGGGACCTCGTAGTGCACGGTGCGCGCCTGGTCCCCGCCGCCTTCGACGCCCGCTTCTCCGCCCTGACCCGCCGCTACCGCTACCGCATTGCCGACGGCGGCCCCACCGGTGCCCCGCGCGACCCCGCCCGCCGCGGGCAGGTCCTCTGGCTGAACGAGACCCTCGACGTCGACGCCATGCAGGCCGCCGCCCAACCCCTGCTCGGCGAGCACGACTTCCTGTCCTACTGCCGTCCCCGTGCGGGCGCCACCACCATCCGCACCCTGAAAGAACTATCCTGGCTGCGCCTGCCCGCCGACGCGCCCGGCGCCGACGGCGGCCTGGTGACCCTCACCGTCGTCGCCGACGCTTTCTGCCACTCCATGGTGCGCTCCCTGGTGGGGGCCGCCCTCACGGTCGGGACCGGGCGGCGAGACGTCGACTGGCCTGCCCGGCTGCTGGCCGCCTGCAGCCGCGAACAGGCGGCACCCGTAGCCCCCGCCCACGGCCTCACCCTAGAAGCTGTCAGCTACCCCGCCGACGCCGATCTGGCCGCTCAGGCCGAGCGGGCCCGCACCCTGCGCCGGGTGCCGGGCTGTTGCGAGTGA
- the glmM gene encoding phosphoglucosamine mutase: MTRLFGTDGVRGLANELLTPDLAVSLGRAAASVLVGSDESPHRLGRRPRAVVGRDTRASGEFLDHAISAGLAASGMDVTRVGVLPTPAIAHLTASQDVSLGVVISASHNPFPDNGIKFFARGGYKLEDAVEDRIEAALSEDLPRPTGADVGRVIKGETVADQTYINHLVDSVATDLSGLRIVVDASNGAASSVGPAALRNAGAEVIAINASPDGLNINADCGSTHPEQLQAYVRSVGADMGVAYDGDADRCLAVDAEGNLVDGDQIMGLLAVGMKADGTLGSDTLVVTVMSNLGLILAMREHGIRIVQTGVGDRYVLEKMLQGGYTLGGEQSGHVIDTLHATTGDGVLTSLRVAARMKRTGKSLAELASIVQRLPQTLINVPGVDKAAAGTNKAVQDAVADAEKQLGQTGRVLLRPSGTEPLVRVMVEAASQEEADRVAAGLAAVVKDNLAL; this comes from the coding sequence ATGACACGACTCTTCGGCACCGACGGCGTCCGTGGACTCGCCAATGAACTGCTCACCCCTGATCTCGCAGTCAGCCTCGGCCGCGCCGCGGCTAGTGTGCTGGTCGGCTCGGATGAATCCCCGCACCGGCTGGGCCGCCGTCCCCGCGCCGTCGTCGGCCGCGACACCCGTGCCAGTGGTGAGTTCCTCGACCACGCCATCAGCGCTGGCCTGGCCGCCTCCGGAATGGACGTCACTCGGGTGGGCGTGCTGCCCACCCCCGCCATCGCGCACCTGACCGCCAGCCAGGATGTCAGCCTGGGCGTGGTTATCTCCGCCTCCCACAACCCCTTCCCGGACAACGGCATCAAGTTCTTCGCCCGCGGCGGCTACAAGCTGGAGGATGCCGTGGAGGACCGCATCGAGGCGGCCCTGAGCGAGGACCTTCCCCGCCCCACCGGCGCCGACGTGGGCCGCGTCATCAAGGGCGAGACGGTGGCCGATCAGACCTACATCAACCACCTGGTGGACTCCGTGGCCACCGACCTGTCCGGCCTGCGCATCGTGGTGGATGCCTCCAACGGCGCCGCCAGCAGTGTCGGCCCCGCCGCCCTGCGCAACGCGGGCGCCGAGGTGATCGCCATCAACGCCTCCCCGGACGGGCTGAACATCAACGCCGACTGCGGCTCCACCCACCCCGAGCAGCTGCAGGCCTACGTGCGCAGCGTCGGGGCGGACATGGGGGTGGCTTATGACGGCGACGCCGACCGCTGCCTGGCCGTGGACGCTGAGGGCAACCTGGTGGACGGTGACCAGATCATGGGCCTGTTGGCCGTGGGCATGAAGGCCGACGGCACCCTCGGCTCCGACACGCTTGTGGTCACTGTGATGAGTAACCTCGGCCTGATCCTGGCCATGCGTGAGCACGGCATCCGCATCGTGCAGACCGGCGTGGGCGACCGCTACGTGCTGGAGAAGATGCTGCAGGGCGGTTACACCCTCGGCGGCGAGCAGTCCGGGCACGTCATCGACACCCTCCACGCCACCACCGGCGACGGCGTACTCACCTCCCTGCGCGTGGCCGCCCGCATGAAGCGCACCGGCAAGTCCCTGGCCGAGCTGGCCAGCATCGTGCAGCGGCTGCCGCAGACGCTCATCAACGTCCCCGGGGTCGACAAGGCCGCCGCCGGCACCAACAAGGCGGTGCAGGATGCCGTCGCCGACGCCGAGAAGCAGCTTGGACAGACCGGCCGCGTGCTCCTGCGCCCGTCCGGTACCGAGCCGCTGGTGCGCGTGATGGTGGAGGCCGCCAGCCAGGAGGAGGCTGACCGCGTGGCCGCCGGCCTGGCCGCCGTCGTCAAGGACAACCTCGCCCTGTGA
- a CDS encoding NAD(P)(+) transhydrogenase (Re/Si-specific) subunit beta: MSRATAACLPAFTSAAVPSELSAAASDGVGLALPSPVALAYVAAAVLFIAAAAGLSRHETAVTGNIAGAVGMGVAIAAAIVLALTSDPGQGVVTTAVLIFLAIGIGAVIGMVLAGKVAMTGMPQLIAVLNGLVGLAAVLVGYSSYASPDALAESLGGFHLGEVFLGVFVGAVTFTGSVLAALKLAGRVPGRPITLPGRNRLNLAALLVSLVLMIAFIALPSGSTAAWVCLAVMTVIALALGAHLVIAIGGGDMPVVVAIMNSYSGWASAFTGFMVNNDLLIITGALVGSSGAYLSYLMCQAMNRSFVAVLLGGYGTEGSVAAPVEGEAGAIQRTDVGAVARSLQDAKRVVITPGYGMAVAQAQYPVATLTEMLRREGVDVTFGIHPVAGRLPGHMNVLLAEAKVPYDLVLEMDEVNDGFSDVDVVLVIGANDTVNPAAEEPGSPIAGMPVLRVWDAKRVVVFKRSMASGYAGVQNPLFFKDNTAMLFGDAKETVEEVIRAME; encoded by the coding sequence ATGTCCCGCGCAACTGCTGCCTGCCTGCCCGCATTCACGTCTGCGGCTGTGCCGTCCGAGCTCTCAGCCGCCGCGAGCGACGGCGTCGGCCTGGCTCTGCCCTCGCCGGTAGCACTGGCCTACGTCGCCGCGGCGGTGCTGTTCATCGCGGCCGCCGCTGGGCTGTCCCGCCACGAGACGGCGGTGACCGGGAACATTGCCGGCGCCGTCGGCATGGGGGTTGCGATCGCGGCCGCCATTGTCCTGGCGCTTACCTCCGACCCCGGTCAGGGCGTGGTGACGACGGCGGTCCTGATCTTCCTGGCGATCGGCATAGGCGCCGTAATCGGCATGGTGCTGGCCGGAAAAGTCGCCATGACCGGCATGCCCCAGCTGATCGCCGTCCTGAACGGCCTGGTCGGCCTGGCCGCCGTGTTAGTGGGCTACAGCTCCTACGCCTCCCCCGACGCGCTGGCCGAGTCACTGGGCGGCTTTCACCTGGGCGAGGTGTTCCTGGGCGTGTTCGTGGGTGCGGTGACTTTCACCGGTTCGGTGCTGGCGGCGCTCAAGCTGGCCGGGCGCGTGCCAGGCCGACCGATCACCCTGCCGGGCCGCAACAGACTCAACCTCGCCGCGCTGCTGGTCAGCCTGGTGCTGATGATTGCCTTCATCGCACTGCCCTCCGGTTCTACGGCAGCCTGGGTGTGCCTGGCGGTGATGACGGTGATCGCCCTGGCCCTGGGCGCACACCTGGTGATCGCCATCGGTGGCGGTGACATGCCCGTGGTTGTGGCCATCATGAACTCCTACTCCGGCTGGGCCTCCGCCTTCACCGGTTTCATGGTCAACAACGACCTGCTGATCATCACCGGCGCCCTGGTGGGCTCCTCCGGCGCCTACCTGTCCTACCTGATGTGCCAGGCGATGAACCGCTCCTTCGTCGCCGTGCTGCTGGGCGGCTACGGCACTGAGGGGTCGGTAGCCGCCCCCGTAGAGGGCGAGGCGGGCGCGATCCAGCGCACCGACGTGGGAGCCGTGGCCCGTTCGCTGCAGGATGCCAAGCGCGTGGTCATTACCCCCGGCTACGGCATGGCGGTGGCGCAGGCACAGTATCCGGTGGCCACGCTTACGGAGATGCTGCGCAGGGAGGGCGTGGACGTCACCTTCGGCATCCACCCCGTGGCCGGCCGCCTGCCCGGGCACATGAACGTGCTGCTGGCTGAGGCGAAGGTCCCCTATGACCTCGTGCTGGAGATGGACGAGGTCAACGATGGCTTCTCCGACGTCGACGTCGTCCTGGTCATCGGCGCGAACGACACGGTCAACCCGGCCGCTGAGGAACCCGGCTCCCCCATCGCCGGCATGCCGGTGCTGCGGGTGTGGGACGCCAAGCGGGTCGTGGTGTTCAAGCGCTCCATGGCCTCAGGCTACGCGGGCGTGCAGAATCCGCTGTTCTTCAAGGACAACACCGCCATGCTTTTCGGCGATGCCAAGGAGACCGTGGAGGAAGTCATCCGCGCCATGGAGTGA
- a CDS encoding NADPH-dependent F420 reductase → MATTSLPSVTVFGAGAIGSAVAQLAVKAGASVQVLARDETKAAAAADGATAGTVGDAVTGTLVVLALPYPAIAEVLSAYPADTFAGKIVVDPSNPIDFGTLDSVVAPGSSAAAQVADRLPGAQVVKAFNTNFAATLATGTIAGEPATVYVASDSQDAKATLRGLAEAAGLAYADAGALKRAHELEAMGALQIGLALSEQVAWTGGFAVVK, encoded by the coding sequence GTGGCTACTACTTCACTCCCGTCCGTCACCGTTTTCGGGGCCGGCGCTATCGGCTCCGCCGTCGCACAGCTCGCCGTCAAGGCGGGAGCCTCCGTCCAGGTCCTGGCCCGCGACGAGACGAAGGCTGCCGCGGCGGCCGACGGCGCGACCGCAGGAACCGTCGGCGACGCCGTCACCGGCACCCTGGTAGTCCTGGCCCTGCCCTACCCGGCCATCGCTGAGGTGTTGTCCGCATACCCGGCCGACACCTTCGCCGGCAAGATCGTGGTCGATCCCTCCAATCCGATCGACTTTGGCACGCTCGACTCGGTCGTCGCACCCGGCTCCTCCGCTGCTGCGCAGGTTGCCGACCGCCTGCCCGGCGCGCAGGTCGTCAAGGCCTTCAACACGAACTTCGCCGCGACCCTCGCCACCGGCACCATCGCCGGTGAGCCGGCCACCGTCTATGTCGCCTCGGACAGTCAGGACGCCAAGGCGACCTTGCGTGGGCTCGCGGAGGCTGCGGGCCTGGCGTATGCGGACGCCGGAGCGCTCAAGCGGGCGCACGAGTTGGAGGCCATGGGTGCGCTCCAGATAGGCCTGGCCCTGAGCGAGCAGGTCGCCTGGACCGGAGGCTTCGCCGTCGTCAAGTGA
- the rplM gene encoding 50S ribosomal protein L13: protein MRTYTPKPGDVKKNWYVIDASDVVLGQLAAKAATLLRGKHKPQFTPNEDCGDYVVIINADKVVLTRGKADKKFAYRHSGYPGGLTAISYRELLATRPERAVEKAVKGMLPHNRLGRAQLKKLKVYAGPEHPHASQNPQSYELTQVTQ from the coding sequence GTGCGCACGTACACACCGAAGCCAGGCGACGTCAAGAAGAACTGGTACGTCATTGACGCCAGTGACGTTGTGCTCGGCCAGCTCGCAGCCAAGGCTGCCACCCTGCTCCGTGGGAAGCACAAGCCGCAGTTCACCCCGAACGAGGACTGCGGCGACTACGTCGTCATCATCAACGCCGACAAGGTCGTCCTTACCCGCGGTAAGGCCGACAAGAAGTTTGCCTACCGCCACTCCGGCTATCCGGGCGGTCTGACTGCCATCTCTTACCGGGAGCTGCTGGCCACCCGCCCCGAGCGGGCCGTGGAGAAGGCCGTCAAGGGCATGCTCCCCCACAATCGTCTGGGCCGCGCCCAGCTGAAGAAGCTGAAGGTGTACGCCGGCCCGGAGCACCCGCACGCCTCTCAGAATCCGCAGAGCTACGAGCTCACCCAGGTCACCCAGTAA
- the rpsI gene encoding 30S ribosomal protein S9, whose translation MAETTVDIDALDEDNAPASYTTESTPTEGRGQSITAPGMGLGRRKEAVARVRLIPGTGQWKINGRELEDYFPNKLHQQLVRAPFTLLELEGRFDVVARINGGGISGQAGALRLGIARALNAIDREANRPALKKAGFLTRDARIVERKKAGLHKARRAPQYSKR comes from the coding sequence GTGGCTGAGACCACCGTCGACATCGACGCGCTGGACGAGGACAACGCCCCCGCCAGCTACACCACCGAATCCACGCCCACCGAAGGGCGCGGCCAGTCCATCACCGCCCCTGGCATGGGGCTAGGCCGCCGCAAGGAGGCCGTTGCCCGCGTCCGCCTCATTCCCGGCACCGGCCAGTGGAAGATCAATGGCCGTGAGCTTGAGGACTACTTCCCCAACAAGTTGCATCAGCAGCTCGTGCGCGCCCCCTTCACGCTCCTCGAGCTCGAGGGCCGCTTTGACGTGGTTGCCCGCATCAACGGCGGCGGAATTTCCGGTCAGGCCGGAGCCTTGCGCCTGGGTATCGCCCGCGCCCTGAACGCGATTGACCGTGAGGCCAACCGTCCGGCCCTGAAGAAGGCCGGTTTCCTGACCCGTGACGCGCGCATTGTGGAGCGCAAGAAGGCCGGTCTGCACAAGGCCCGCCGTGCTCCGCAGTACTCCAAGCGCTGA